A section of the Acanthochromis polyacanthus isolate Apoly-LR-REF ecotype Palm Island chromosome 1, KAUST_Apoly_ChrSc, whole genome shotgun sequence genome encodes:
- the si:dkey-33c12.4 gene encoding uncharacterized protein si:dkey-33c12.4, translating to MSKKKDVVKAPRCVIRENSRLMRAHESMVDYISGRSSASLMDVLAPALLGLGGFLRPLEDDIIFSDEDDDDDEYEDDDDDDDSNDPYYRPRRAVQGALEPHPQIKQLTDEEADKIAKELIDEEERRKEKTRKNKRKKMRKKEKKRLEKENAKKENLHEEEQAKSDSSENQEDTAIIESSAEAMESSQNATEAGGHEKSDNTEEINVVEVNKKEDKEQKNEDLHNSCAASAKSVPEETSNQSPAKEKTKRDTNKLPEVRQPEEKKPEVAEKQPEVRKKKEEKPEARGEKTVEPVLDEFAKRSIELANMGNRSAASGQFEMAVRYFTDAIKHNPKEFKLFGNRSLCFERLQQYENALRDADVALSMEPNWIKGLFRKGKALCGLKRYYEASLIYKEVLKLEKTSVEAAQELKRAQTLHLMEMGFSWSQSSEALKSHATLEEAVEALFAGDGNQNPEGAGARRDRAAPSAGQEHPDDGEWTVQQTSRPRTQHGREFEALDQNRAKSHSPTPPSRNPGKPDLFSVWVGFLPPAMTYVKLHELFSRAGTVYSIKMLLEHQCAFVNYTRKEECDRAIQCINGMVVEGAPLTVRYPYKTHNGLGMSTDAGMRPGMFKKTECFFWRTTGCTRQDCIYKHIPEHKNIDKGKFTNRLGFPPHAGNQK from the exons ATGTCGAAAAAGAAAGACGTGGTAAAAG CTCCGAGATGCGTAATCAGGGAAAACTCCAGACTCATGCGCGCACAT GAGTCGATGGTGGATTACATCAGCGGTCGCAGTTCAGCCTCGCTGATGGACGTTCTCGCACCCGCCCTGCTCG gtCTTGGAGGTTTTTTAAGACCCTTGGAGGACGACATCATATTTTCAGACGAGGACGACGATGATGACGAGTATGAAgacgacgatgatgatgacgacAGTAATGATCCATATTATCGTCCACGCAGAGCTGTTCAAGGCGCCTTAGAGCCGCATCCACAGATAAAACAACTCACCGATGAG GAGGCTGATAAAATTGCAAAGGAATTAATAGATGAAGAAGAGCGACGTAAAGAAAAAACTAGGAAAAACAAACGTAAAAAAATG cgtaaaaaagaaaagaaacggTTAGAAAAGGagaatgcaaaaaaagaaaatttacaT gagGAAGAACAAGCAAAGTCAGATTCTTCAGAAAATCAAGAAGATACCGCTATAATTGAAAGTAGTGCAGAGGCAATGGAGTCCTCTCAAAATGCAACTGAGGCAGGTGGACATGAGAAAAGTGATAATACtgaagaaataaatgttgttgaggtgaataaaaaagaagacaagGAGCAAAAG AATGAGGATTTACATAATTCATGTGCTGCTTCTGCTAAATCGGTGCCAGAGGAGACGTCTAACCAGAGtcctgcaaaagaaaaaacaaaaagagatacAAATAAATTACCTGAAGTTCGGCAGCCCGAGGAGAAAAAGCCGgaagttgctgagaaacaacctgaagttcgaaagaaaaaagaagagaaaccaGAAGCCAGAGGAGAG AAAACAGTGGAACCGGTTTTAGATGAGTTTGCAAAAAGAAGCATCGAGCTTGCCA ATATGGGGAATCGTTCGGCTGCCTCTGGACAGTTTGAAATGGCAGTGAGATACTTTACCGACGCCATTAAGCACAACCCAAAGGAATTTAA GCTATTTGGAAATCGGTCCCTGTGTTTTGAAAGATTACAGCAGTATGAAAATGCACTCAGGGATGCAGACGTCGCGCTCTCCATGGAACCAAACTGGATAAAAGGTCTATTTCGGAAAGGGAAAGCTCTCTGCGGGCTCAAG AGATACTACGAAGCCTCTCTGATCTACAAGGAGGTGTTGAAACTGGAAAAGACGAGCGTTGAAGCTGCTCAGGAGCTGAAACGAGCGCAGACGTTGCACCTCAtg GAAATGGGCTTCAGCTGGAGTCAGAGCTCCGAGGCCTTGAAGAGTCACGCCACGTTAGAGGAAGCTGTGGAAGCTCTGTTTGCCGGCGACGGAAACCAAAATCCTGAAG GTGCTGGCGCCAGACGGGACCGTGCAGCTCCGTCAGCGGGGCAGGAACATCCCGACGACGGAGAATGGACCGTCCAACAAACGAGCCGTCCTCGAACGCAGCACGGCAGAGAGTTTGAGGCTTTGGACCAAAACAGAGCGAAATCGCACTCGCCGACGCCTCCGTCTAGGAATCCAGGAAAACC ggatcttttttctgtttgggtTGGATTCTTGCCTCCCGCTATGACCTACGTGAAACTCCACGAGCTCTTCAGCAG AGCCGGGACGGTCTACAGCATCAAAATGCTGCTGGAGCATCAGTGTGCCTTTGTCAACTACACCAGGAAGGAGGAGTGTGACCGAGCCATCCAGTGTATTAAT gGAATGGTGGTGGAGGGGGCTCCTCTGACGGTTCGATATCCATATAAAACCCACAACGGACTCGGCATGTCCACCGACGCCGGCATGCGCCCAGG gatgttCAAGAAGACGGAGTGCTTCTTCTGGAGGACGACGGGCTGCACGAGGCAGGACTGCATCTACAAACACATCCCGGAGCACAAGAACATTGACAAGGGCAAATTCACCAACAGACTTGGATTTCCGCCGCACGCAggaaatcaaaaatga